A genomic segment from Lates calcarifer isolate ASB-BC8 linkage group LG13, TLL_Latcal_v3, whole genome shotgun sequence encodes:
- the nudt12 gene encoding peroxisomal NADH pyrophosphatase NUDT12: MTSLHLSAKEEMVEKFLDAAARGHVSEVSTLLSHVPSLINQTGYSGWTALMLAARNGHYSVVETLLSHGCDKFSVNSSSQTAYDIAKFWGHRHICNLLGRTDDGCRRVLLGSDLGQQENYFSRETLDRLSGKRTDKVWLEAKQSDPHTVYLVFSSLSPMVSSSQEDHSTGGETKLCRFRYEAVEDLLQKPATVLIFLGVEKRKKPSSSSSQTEEGVQEPPAWFALSTDEDAAELLKRCREKNCSFPKSPNRDLLKLSEDEAGVVAQARSVLAWHSRYSFCPTCGNSTKLEEGGYKRSCLNSDCRSLQGVHNTCYPRVDPVVIMLVIHPDGNQCLLGRKKIFPVGMFSCLAGFIEPGESIEDAVRREVEEESGVKVGPVQYVSCQPWPMPSNLMIGCLAVAMSTEIRVDENEIEEARWFPRQQVTDSLFRGVRAALTVPPRQTIAHQLIRHWIGMNSNL; this comes from the exons ATGACGAGCCTCCACCTGAGTGCGAaggaggagatggtggagaaGTTCCTGGATGCTGCAGCCAGAGGACACGTGAGCGAGGTGTCCACGCTGCTGTCTCACGTCCCCTCACTCATCAACCAGACCGGATACAGCGGCTGGACGGCGCTGATGCTCGCCGCCCGCAATGGACACTACAGTGTGGTGGAGACGCTGCTGTCACATGG CTGTGATAAGTTCTCAGTGAACAGTTCGTCTCAGACCGCCTACGATATCGCCAAGTTCTGGGGCCACAGACACATCTGCAACCTGCTGGGCCGGACGGACGACGGCTGCCGGCGAGTCCTGCTGGGCTCCGACCTCGGCCAGCAGGAAAACTACTTCAGCAGAGAGACGCTGGACCGGCTGAGCGGGAAGAGGACTGACAAGGTGTGGTTAGAGGCCAAACAGAGCGACCCACACACAGTCTACCTCGTGTTCTCCAGCCTCAGCCCCATGGTCAGCAGCTCCCAGGAGGACCACAGCACAGGG GGTGAGACCAAGCTGTGTCGCTTCAGATATGAGGCAGTTGAAGACCTTCTCCAGAAACCTGCGACTGTGCTCATCTTCCTcggagtggagaagaggaaaaagccctcctcctcctcctctcagacagaggagggtgTGCAGGAGCCTCCAGCCTGGTTTGCCCTCAGCACAGATGAAGACGCAGCTGAACTTCTTAAACGCTGCAGAGAGAAGAACTGCTCCTTCCCAAAGTCGCCCAACAGAGACCTGCTGAAACTCAGCGAGGACGAGGCCG gaGTGGTGGCTCAGGCTCGGTCGGTGTTGGCCTGGCACAGCCGCTACAGCTTCTGTCCGACATGTGGGAACAGCACCAagctggaggagggaggctACAAGAGGAGCTGCCTGAACTCCGACTGCAGGAGCCTGCAGGGGGTTCACAACACCTGCTACCCACGAGTCG ACCCAGTGGTCATCATGCTGGTGATCCACCCTGATGGAAACCAGTGTTTACTGGGAAGGAAGAAGATCTTCCCTGTTGGCATGTTCTCCTGTCTGGCTGGATTCATCGAGCcgg GGGAGTCGATCGAGGACGCCgtgaggagggaggtggaggaggagagcggcGTGAAGGTCGGCCCGGTTCAGTACGTCTCCTGTCAGCCCTGGCCGATGCCCTCCAACCTCATGATCGGCTGCCTCGCCGTCGCCATGTCGACTGAAATCAGAGTGGACGAGAACGAGATCGAAGAGGCTCGGTGGTTCCCGCGGCAACAG GTGACTGACTCCTTGTTCAGAGGAGTCCGTGCAGCCTTAACCGTCCCTCCCAGACAGACCATCGCCCACCAACTGATCAGACACTGGATCGGCATGAACtctaacctctga
- the LOC108881660 gene encoding solute carrier family 12 member 2 isoform X2: MSGQKPSLRSGGSAQSRFQVDVVTESAAPSPSPAPAPEDSKGRFRVVGFTDSGALGSAMDIGLPPDVFHEPDTTKSDSVSLHSTGTGQTHISDSHSNTYYMRTFGHNTIDAVPNIEFYRQTAAPFGEKLTRPSLSELHDELDKEPFEDGLANGEEPSAAEEAAALAAKEAKGGTVKFGWVKGVLIRCMLNIWGVMLFIRMSWIVGQAGIGLTIAIILMATLVTTITGLSTSAIATNGFVRGGGAYYLISRSLGPEFGGSIGLIFAFANAVAVAMYVVGFAETVVEMLNDVDALMTDELNDIRIVGTLTVILLLGISVAGMEWEAKAQIVLLVILLGAIANYFIGTFMPTESKEPKGFFGYHAAIFLENLGPDFREEETFFSVFAIFFPAATGILAGANISGDLTDPQSAIPKGTLLAILITGITYVAVAISTGSCIVRDATGDHNDTVSDTVNCTDAACTLGYDFSICKEGGCQYGLMNDFQVMSLVSGFGPLITAGIFSATLSSALASLVSAPKVFQALCKDNIYPGLGVFAKGYGKNNEPLRGYVLTFCIGLAFILIAELNIIAPIISNFFLASYALINFSVFHASLANSPGWRPSFKYYNMWVSLAGAILCCVVMFVINWWAALVTLLIVLALYIYVSYKKPDVNWGSSTQALIYNQALTHCLNLTGVEDHVKNFRPQCLVLTGYPNSRPALLQLVHSFTKNVGLMVCGHVKTVSRRTNFKELAQDHARCQRWLNEKRIKAFYTPVYSDNLRHGAQFLLQAVGLGRLKPNTLVMGFKNNWSDGDMRDVEIYINTIHDAFDLQFGVVILRLQEGLDISHIQGQDELLSSHEKPPVGSKEVVISVSLAKDLDSDSCPSKTTSNQSSPLIMRETKSPLSLTDQRLLESSQQFKKKQGKGTIDVWWLFDDGGLTLLIPYLLTNRSKWGDCRIRVFIGGKINRIDHDRRVMATLLSRFRIDFSDINVLGDINTKPKKHNKLTFKELIEPYRLKEDDMEQEAAERLKAQEPWRITDNELELYKAKTNRQIRLNELLKEHSSTAKLIVMSMPLARKGTVSSALYMCWMETLSKDLPPLLLVRGNHQSVLTFYS; this comes from the exons ATGTCGGGACAGAAACCGTCCTTGAGGAGCGGCGGCTCCGCTCAGAGCCGCTTCCAGGTGGATGTGGTGACAGAATCCGCCGCGCCATCTCCGAGCCCTGCCCCTGCCCCCGAGGACTCCAAAGGTCGGTTCAGGGTGGTGGGGTTCACGGATTCGGGCGCGCTGGGCAGCGCGATGGACATCGGGCTCCCGCCTGACGTCTTCCACGAGCCGGACACGACGAAGAGCGACTCGGTCAGCCTCCACTCCACAGGCACGGGACAGACGCACATCTCCGACTCCCACTCCAACACCTACTACATGAGGACCTTCGGACACAACACCATAGACGCCGTGCCCAACATCGAGTTCTACCGGCAGACCGCCGCGCCTTTCGGGGAGAAGCTGACCAGACCGTCGCTGTCGGAGCTGCACGATGAACTCGACAAA GAGCCGTTTGAGGACGGTCTGGCCAATGGAGAGGAGCCGTCAGCAGCTGAGGAGGCGGCGGCGTTGGCGGCGAAGGAGGCGAAAGGAGGAACTGTCAAGTTTGGTTGGGTGAAAGGAGTCTTG aTCCGCTGTATGCTGAATATCTGGGGTGTGATGCTCTTCATCAGAATGTCCTGGATTGTCGGACAGGCTGGAATTG GGCTGACCATTGCGATCATTCTGATGGCCACACTGGTTACCACCATCACTGGTCTGTCTACCTCTGCTATAGCAACCAATGGCTTCGTACGAGGAG GAGGGGCGTACTACCTGATCTCCAGGAGTCTGGGGCCAGAGTTTGGAGGCTCCATCGGGCTGATCTTCGCCTTCGCCAACGCCGTGGCTGTGGCCATGTACGTCGTAGGCTTCGCTGAGACAGTGGTTGAGATGCTTAAT GATGTTGACGCTCTGATGACTGATGAACTAAACGACATCCGTATCGTTGGGACTCTGACCGTCATCCTGCTGCTGGGAATCTCCGTGGCTGGGATGGAGTGGGAAGCCAAG GCTCAGATCGTCCTCCTGGTCATCCTGCTGGGAGCCATCGCCAACTACTTCATAGGAACTTTCATGCCAACAGAAAGCAAAGAGCCCAAAGGATTCTTTGGCTATCACG CGGCCATCTTCTTAGAGAACCTGGGTCCAGACTTCAGAGAAGAGGAgaccttcttctctgtgttcgCCATCTTCTTCCCAGCAGCCACTGGGATCCTGGCTGGAGCCAACATCTCTGGAGACCTCACT GACCCTCAGTCAGCGATCCCTAAAGGAACCCTGCTGGCCATCCTCATCACAGGAATCACCTATGTGGCTGTGGCCATCTCTACAG gatcCTGCATCGTCAGAGATGCGACCGGCGACCACAACGACACGGTGAGCGACACGGTGAACTGCACCGACGCCGCCTGCACGCTGGGCTACGACTTCTCCATCTGCAAGGAGGGAGGCTGTCAGTACGGCCTGATGAACGACTTCCAG GTGATGAGTCTGGTGTCGGGCTTCGGTCCTCTGATCACCGCAGGGATTTTTTCAGCCACTCTGTCCTCAGCTTTGGCCTCGTTGGTCAGCGCACCCAAAGTCTTCCag GCTCTGTGTAAGGACAACATCTATCCAGGACTGGGTGTTTTTGCAAAGGGTTATGGGAAGAACAACGAGCCTCTCCGTGGTTATGTCCTGACCTTCTGCATTGGCCTCGCCTTCATCCTCATCG CGGAGTTGAACATCATCGCTCCCATCATCTCCAACTTCTTCCTGGCCTCCTACGCTCTCATCAACTTCTCCGTCTTCCACGCCTCCCTGGCCAACTCTCCAG GGTGGCGCCCCAGCTTCAAATACTACAACATGTGGGTGTCTCTTGCGGGGGCGATCCTGTGCTGTGTGGTGATGTTTGTCATTAACTGGTGGGCGGCTCTGGTCACTCTGCTCATCGTCCTCGCTCTCTACATCTACGTCAGCTACAAGAAACCAG ACGTGAACTGGGGTTCATCCACTCAGGCTCTGATCTACAACCAGGCTCTGACTCACTGTCTGAACCTGACCGGAGTCGAGGACCACGTTAAAAACTTCAG GCCGCAGTGTTTGGTGCTGACTGGTTATCCAAACTCTCGTCCTGCTCTGCTTCAACTGGTTCACTCCTTCACCAAGAACGTTGGTCTGATGGTCTGTGGTCACGTCAAGACT gTTTCCCGTCGGACCAACTTTAAGGAGCTGGCCCAGGATCACGCTCGGTGTCAGCGATGGCTCAACGAAAAACGCATCAAGGCCTTTTACACTCCTGTCTACTCCGACAATCTGAGGCACGGGGCGCAGTTCCTCCTGCAG GCTGTGGGTTTGGGTCGTCTGAAGCCCAACACGTTGGTCATGGGTTTCAAGAACAACTGGAGCGATGGAGACATGAGAGACGTGGAGATTTACATCAACACCATACA TGACGCCTTCGACCTGCAGTTTGGAGTGGTGATCCTCCGACTGCAGGAGGGACTGGACATCTCTCACATCCAGGGACAAG ACGAGCTGCTGTCGTCCCACGAGAAGCCACCAGTGGGCAGTAAGGAGGTGGTGATTTCTGTCAGTTTGGCCAAAGACTTGGACTCGGACTCCTGTCCCTCAAAGACCACCAGCAACCAGAGCAGCCCGCTCATCATGAGAG AGACCAAGTCTCCTCTGAGTCTGACGGACCAGCGTCTGTTGGAGTCCAGCCAGCAGTTTAAGAAGAAACAGGGCAAAGGAACCATAGATGTCTGGTGGCTGTTTGATGATGGAG GTCTGACTCTGCTGATCCCCTACCTGCTGACCAACAGGAGTAAGTGGGGCGACTGCAGGATCCGAGTCTTCATCGGTGGAAAGATCAACCGCATCGACCACGACCGCCGAGT GATGGCCACGCTGCTCAGCAGGTTCAGGATCGACTTCTCTGATATCAACGTCCTCGGAGACATCAACACCAAACCCAAGAAACACAA TAAGCTGACCTTTAAGGAGCTGATCGAGCCGTACAGGCTGAAGGAGGACGACATGGAGCAGGAAGCCGCAGAGAGGCTGAAGGCCCAGGAGCCGTGGAGGATCACCGACAACGAGCTGGAGCTCTACAAGGCCAAG aCCAACCGTCAGATCAGGCTGAACGAGCTGCTGAAGGAGCACTCCAGCACCGCCAAGCTCATCGTCAT GAGCATGCCTTTGGCCAGGAAGGGCACAGTGTCGAGTGCTCTCTACATGTGCTGGATGGAAACTCTGTCCAAAGACCTCCCACCTCTGCTGCTGGTCCGAGGAAACCACCAGAGTGTCCTCACCTTTTactcctaa
- the LOC108881660 gene encoding solute carrier family 12 member 2 isoform X1, protein MSGQKPSLRSGGSAQSRFQVDVVTESAAPSPSPAPAPEDSKGRFRVVGFTDSGALGSAMDIGLPPDVFHEPDTTKSDSVSLHSTGTGQTHISDSHSNTYYMRTFGHNTIDAVPNIEFYRQTAAPFGEKLTRPSLSELHDELDKEPFEDGLANGEEPSAAEEAAALAAKEAKGGTVKFGWVKGVLIRCMLNIWGVMLFIRMSWIVGQAGIGLTIAIILMATLVTTITGLSTSAIATNGFVRGGGAYYLISRSLGPEFGGSIGLIFAFANAVAVAMYVVGFAETVVEMLNDVDALMTDELNDIRIVGTLTVILLLGISVAGMEWEAKAQIVLLVILLGAIANYFIGTFMPTESKEPKGFFGYHAAIFLENLGPDFREEETFFSVFAIFFPAATGILAGANISGDLTDPQSAIPKGTLLAILITGITYVAVAISTGSCIVRDATGDHNDTVSDTVNCTDAACTLGYDFSICKEGGCQYGLMNDFQVMSLVSGFGPLITAGIFSATLSSALASLVSAPKVFQALCKDNIYPGLGVFAKGYGKNNEPLRGYVLTFCIGLAFILIAELNIIAPIISNFFLASYALINFSVFHASLANSPGWRPSFKYYNMWVSLAGAILCCVVMFVINWWAALVTLLIVLALYIYVSYKKPDVNWGSSTQALIYNQALTHCLNLTGVEDHVKNFRPQCLVLTGYPNSRPALLQLVHSFTKNVGLMVCGHVKTVSRRTNFKELAQDHARCQRWLNEKRIKAFYTPVYSDNLRHGAQFLLQAVGLGRLKPNTLVMGFKNNWSDGDMRDVEIYINTIHDAFDLQFGVVILRLQEGLDISHIQGQDELLSSHEKPPVGSKEVVISVSLAKDLDSDSCPSKTTSNQSSPLIMRGNQYNTQLSSFSYQSVNMYLYVLSPAPETKSPLSLTDQRLLESSQQFKKKQGKGTIDVWWLFDDGGLTLLIPYLLTNRSKWGDCRIRVFIGGKINRIDHDRRVMATLLSRFRIDFSDINVLGDINTKPKKHNKLTFKELIEPYRLKEDDMEQEAAERLKAQEPWRITDNELELYKAKTNRQIRLNELLKEHSSTAKLIVMSMPLARKGTVSSALYMCWMETLSKDLPPLLLVRGNHQSVLTFYS, encoded by the exons ATGTCGGGACAGAAACCGTCCTTGAGGAGCGGCGGCTCCGCTCAGAGCCGCTTCCAGGTGGATGTGGTGACAGAATCCGCCGCGCCATCTCCGAGCCCTGCCCCTGCCCCCGAGGACTCCAAAGGTCGGTTCAGGGTGGTGGGGTTCACGGATTCGGGCGCGCTGGGCAGCGCGATGGACATCGGGCTCCCGCCTGACGTCTTCCACGAGCCGGACACGACGAAGAGCGACTCGGTCAGCCTCCACTCCACAGGCACGGGACAGACGCACATCTCCGACTCCCACTCCAACACCTACTACATGAGGACCTTCGGACACAACACCATAGACGCCGTGCCCAACATCGAGTTCTACCGGCAGACCGCCGCGCCTTTCGGGGAGAAGCTGACCAGACCGTCGCTGTCGGAGCTGCACGATGAACTCGACAAA GAGCCGTTTGAGGACGGTCTGGCCAATGGAGAGGAGCCGTCAGCAGCTGAGGAGGCGGCGGCGTTGGCGGCGAAGGAGGCGAAAGGAGGAACTGTCAAGTTTGGTTGGGTGAAAGGAGTCTTG aTCCGCTGTATGCTGAATATCTGGGGTGTGATGCTCTTCATCAGAATGTCCTGGATTGTCGGACAGGCTGGAATTG GGCTGACCATTGCGATCATTCTGATGGCCACACTGGTTACCACCATCACTGGTCTGTCTACCTCTGCTATAGCAACCAATGGCTTCGTACGAGGAG GAGGGGCGTACTACCTGATCTCCAGGAGTCTGGGGCCAGAGTTTGGAGGCTCCATCGGGCTGATCTTCGCCTTCGCCAACGCCGTGGCTGTGGCCATGTACGTCGTAGGCTTCGCTGAGACAGTGGTTGAGATGCTTAAT GATGTTGACGCTCTGATGACTGATGAACTAAACGACATCCGTATCGTTGGGACTCTGACCGTCATCCTGCTGCTGGGAATCTCCGTGGCTGGGATGGAGTGGGAAGCCAAG GCTCAGATCGTCCTCCTGGTCATCCTGCTGGGAGCCATCGCCAACTACTTCATAGGAACTTTCATGCCAACAGAAAGCAAAGAGCCCAAAGGATTCTTTGGCTATCACG CGGCCATCTTCTTAGAGAACCTGGGTCCAGACTTCAGAGAAGAGGAgaccttcttctctgtgttcgCCATCTTCTTCCCAGCAGCCACTGGGATCCTGGCTGGAGCCAACATCTCTGGAGACCTCACT GACCCTCAGTCAGCGATCCCTAAAGGAACCCTGCTGGCCATCCTCATCACAGGAATCACCTATGTGGCTGTGGCCATCTCTACAG gatcCTGCATCGTCAGAGATGCGACCGGCGACCACAACGACACGGTGAGCGACACGGTGAACTGCACCGACGCCGCCTGCACGCTGGGCTACGACTTCTCCATCTGCAAGGAGGGAGGCTGTCAGTACGGCCTGATGAACGACTTCCAG GTGATGAGTCTGGTGTCGGGCTTCGGTCCTCTGATCACCGCAGGGATTTTTTCAGCCACTCTGTCCTCAGCTTTGGCCTCGTTGGTCAGCGCACCCAAAGTCTTCCag GCTCTGTGTAAGGACAACATCTATCCAGGACTGGGTGTTTTTGCAAAGGGTTATGGGAAGAACAACGAGCCTCTCCGTGGTTATGTCCTGACCTTCTGCATTGGCCTCGCCTTCATCCTCATCG CGGAGTTGAACATCATCGCTCCCATCATCTCCAACTTCTTCCTGGCCTCCTACGCTCTCATCAACTTCTCCGTCTTCCACGCCTCCCTGGCCAACTCTCCAG GGTGGCGCCCCAGCTTCAAATACTACAACATGTGGGTGTCTCTTGCGGGGGCGATCCTGTGCTGTGTGGTGATGTTTGTCATTAACTGGTGGGCGGCTCTGGTCACTCTGCTCATCGTCCTCGCTCTCTACATCTACGTCAGCTACAAGAAACCAG ACGTGAACTGGGGTTCATCCACTCAGGCTCTGATCTACAACCAGGCTCTGACTCACTGTCTGAACCTGACCGGAGTCGAGGACCACGTTAAAAACTTCAG GCCGCAGTGTTTGGTGCTGACTGGTTATCCAAACTCTCGTCCTGCTCTGCTTCAACTGGTTCACTCCTTCACCAAGAACGTTGGTCTGATGGTCTGTGGTCACGTCAAGACT gTTTCCCGTCGGACCAACTTTAAGGAGCTGGCCCAGGATCACGCTCGGTGTCAGCGATGGCTCAACGAAAAACGCATCAAGGCCTTTTACACTCCTGTCTACTCCGACAATCTGAGGCACGGGGCGCAGTTCCTCCTGCAG GCTGTGGGTTTGGGTCGTCTGAAGCCCAACACGTTGGTCATGGGTTTCAAGAACAACTGGAGCGATGGAGACATGAGAGACGTGGAGATTTACATCAACACCATACA TGACGCCTTCGACCTGCAGTTTGGAGTGGTGATCCTCCGACTGCAGGAGGGACTGGACATCTCTCACATCCAGGGACAAG ACGAGCTGCTGTCGTCCCACGAGAAGCCACCAGTGGGCAGTAAGGAGGTGGTGATTTCTGTCAGTTTGGCCAAAGACTTGGACTCGGACTCCTGTCCCTCAAAGACCACCAGCAACCAGAGCAGCCCGCTCATCATGAGAGGTAATCAGTacaacacacagctgagcaGCTTCTCATATCAAAGTGTTAACATGTACCTGTATGTGTTGTCTCCTGCTCCAGAGACCAAGTCTCCTCTGAGTCTGACGGACCAGCGTCTGTTGGAGTCCAGCCAGCAGTTTAAGAAGAAACAGGGCAAAGGAACCATAGATGTCTGGTGGCTGTTTGATGATGGAG GTCTGACTCTGCTGATCCCCTACCTGCTGACCAACAGGAGTAAGTGGGGCGACTGCAGGATCCGAGTCTTCATCGGTGGAAAGATCAACCGCATCGACCACGACCGCCGAGT GATGGCCACGCTGCTCAGCAGGTTCAGGATCGACTTCTCTGATATCAACGTCCTCGGAGACATCAACACCAAACCCAAGAAACACAA TAAGCTGACCTTTAAGGAGCTGATCGAGCCGTACAGGCTGAAGGAGGACGACATGGAGCAGGAAGCCGCAGAGAGGCTGAAGGCCCAGGAGCCGTGGAGGATCACCGACAACGAGCTGGAGCTCTACAAGGCCAAG aCCAACCGTCAGATCAGGCTGAACGAGCTGCTGAAGGAGCACTCCAGCACCGCCAAGCTCATCGTCAT GAGCATGCCTTTGGCCAGGAAGGGCACAGTGTCGAGTGCTCTCTACATGTGCTGGATGGAAACTCTGTCCAAAGACCTCCCACCTCTGCTGCTGGTCCGAGGAAACCACCAGAGTGTCCTCACCTTTTactcctaa
- the LOC108881661 gene encoding testis-expressed protein 43 codes for MSEAAGRSDQHERSCSHVPTFSTRHPMIPRLYVMPWKQDMKNQRLLMKNAAVAGIPVVPLEESLCFCGRERLCHSQDSNHRSSSSSSSSSSSSSSSSAPLTQTGRTAHLSSHLSRYNSSVVTTRRLYQT; via the exons ATGAGTGAAGCTGCAGGGAGATCTGACCAACACGA GCGATCCTGCTCCCACGTCCCAACGTTCTCCACCCGACATCCCATGATCCCCAGACTGTACGTGATGCCGTGGAAACAGGACATGAAGAACCAGAGGCTCCTGATGAAG aacgCAGCTGTGGCAGGGATCCCTGTGGTTCCTCTGGAGgagtctttgtgtttctgtggtcgGGAGCGTCTCTGTCACAGTCAGGACTCCAACcaccgctcctcctcctcctcctcctcctcctcctcctcctcctcctcctcctctgctcctctgaccCAGACAGGACGCACCGCTCAtctctcctcccacctctccAG GTACAACAGCTCTGTGGTGACGACCAGACGGCTCTACCAAACctga